A region from the Bactrocera dorsalis isolate Fly_Bdor chromosome 1, ASM2337382v1, whole genome shotgun sequence genome encodes:
- the LOC105232441 gene encoding tRNA-dihydrouridine(20a/20b) synthase [NAD(P)+]-like: MNTLNIELLPQQRPHANILSIFEHEKVTSHGFVPVSAPMVRYSKLEFRRLIRQYGVKLAFTPMVIADSFIHSQKARDNEFTTCLEDIPVISQFAARDAYEFSVASQLIYPYVDGVDLNCGCPQSWAISKGYGCGLLRHPELVRDIIQTTRRLLPQSFSISVKLRLLNGLPEESIRSTVELARQLEKCGATFLTIHGRTMWQKTSDPLNIPAMAEVKKSVHIPLVVNGNIRSWQDAQELHDQTKADGVMAARGLLSNPALFDNNIEEKETPIECVQKWLDIATRAGDNIHFQCFHHHLTFMWSSHMKRKLRLEFNNFTNKQQVFDFFEERYSLKPQDTTHSNPFDYTKCVYPPVTHNSTTNKNNVEESFEGQIWNENSNGKYFNEFKEELSETETRCDNKHEDVALEGSFFTELD, translated from the coding sequence ATGAACACATTAAATATCGAGTTATTACCTCAACAAAGACcgcatgcaaatattttaagcatttttgaACACGAAAAGGTCACCTCTCATGGATTTGTGCCTGTCAGTGCTCCAATGGTGCGATACAGCAAGCTGGAGTTTAGGCGGTTAATTCGTCAGTATGGTGTGAAACTTGCCTTTACCCCAATGGTTATTGCAGATTCTTTTATACATAGCCAAAAGGCGCGCGATAATGAATTCACAACATGTTTAGAAGATATTCCAGTTATATCACAGTTTGCTGCACGCGATGCCTATGAGTTTTCTGTTGCTTCTCAACTGATATACCCATATGTTGATGGCGTTGATTTGAATTGTGGCTGTCCACAGTCATGGGCTATATCCAAAGGATATGGTTGCGGACTTTTACGACACCCAGAATTAGTTCGTGATATTATACAAACCACTAGACGTCTTTTACCACAAAGTTTTAGTATATCGGTAAAACTACGTTTACTTAATGGATTGCCGGAGGAATCTATTAGATCTACAGTTGAATTGGCAAGACAACTGGAAAAATGTGGGGCTACATTTTTGACAATCCACGGCCGAACAATGTGGCAAAAAACATCAGATCCGCTTAACATTCCCGCTATGGCTGAGGTAAAAAAATCAGTTCATATTCCTCTTGTCGTCAATGGGAATATACGTAGCTGGCAAGATGCGCAAGAATTGCATGACCAAACAAAGGCTGATGGTGTTATGGCAGCGCGTGGATTGCTTTCAAATCCAGCACTATTTGAtaataatattgaagaaaaagaaacgcCAATTGAATGCGTGCAAAAATGGTTAGATATCGCAACTCGCGCTGGTGATAACATACATTTCCAATGTTTTCATCACCATCTAACATTTATGTGGAGCAGCCACATGAAACGTAAATTGCGTTTggaatttaacaattttactaATAAGCAACAGGTGttcgatttttttgaagagCGTTACAGTTTAAAGCCGCAAGATACAACACATAGCAATCCCTTTGATTACACCAAGTGTGTTTATCCGCCAGTGACACATAATTCTACAACTAATAAAAACAATGTCGAAGAATCATTTGAAGGGCAGATATGGAATGAAAACTCAAATGGAAAATACTTTAATGAATTTAAGGAGGAGTTGTCGGAGACGGAAACACGATGCGACAACAAACATGAGGACGTTGCTTTAGAAGGAAGCTTTTTCACGGAATTAGACTGA
- the LOC105232440 gene encoding MAPK regulated corepressor interacting protein 2: MDRNNGSNRYTPIRRAGQQQHQSNSLSSLSSSNNNQHQHLDNHRNNSSQYSTTNHSAYSPQSSMSREPLTQHDELIRYIREAWTKVNEQNTPVNYCNESDHQLKNFKPFNLEEYWDQRHFQNIRVSHGQQ; this comes from the exons ATGGATCGCAATAACGG CTCTAATCGCTACACACCAATCCGGCGCGCAGGCCAGCAACAACATCAATCAAATTCGTTATCATCACTTTCATCATCGAATAATAATCAACATCAACATTTAGATAATCATCGCAATAATTCGTCACAATATTCAACGACCAATCATAGCGCATATTCACCACAATCATCAATGTCCCGCGAACCGCTCACACAACATGACGAACTGATTCGATATATCAGGGAAGCATGGACAaag gtGAATGAACAGAATACGCCCGTAAATTATTGTAATGAATCGGATCAtcaactaaaaaatttcaaaccttTTAATTTGGAGGAGTACTGGGACCAACggcattttcaaaatattcgtGTATCACATGGACAacaataa
- the LOC105232444 gene encoding 60S ribosomal protein L7, which produces MTATAAAKKPEAKGKSAKKLPAVPESKLKFSKKQVSKRAVLIKRKLKRTAVIALRKRENLVRAEKYQAEYLRADRREIKLRRLAKKRGQFYVPAESKLAFVIRIRGINKVAPKVRKVLQLFRLRQINNGVFIKLNKATINMLRIAEPYITWGYPNLKSVRELVYKRGFVKHNRQRVPITDNFVIERKLRKAHDIQCVEDLVHEIFTVGPHFKKASNFLWPFKLNTPTGGWRKKANHYVEGGDFGNREDKINKLLRKMV; this is translated from the exons ATGACTGCCACCGCAGCCGCCAAGAAGCCCGAAGCAAAGGGCAAATCTGCCAAGAAATTACCCGCTGTCCCCGAGTCGAAGCTGAAGTTCAGCAAGAAACAAGTCAGCAAACGTGCTGTCTTGATCAAGCGTAAATTGAAGCGTACTGCTGTCATTGCGCTCCGCAAACGTGAAAACTTGGTTCGTGCCGAGAAATACCAAGCCGAATATCTGCGTGCTGACCGTCGTGAGATCAAGTTACGCCGTTTGGCCAAGAAACGCGGCCAATTCTACGTGCCTGCTGAATCCAAATTGGCTTTTGTTATCCGTATTCGTGG TATCAACAAAGTTGCCCCCAAAGTGCGTAAAGTTTTGCAGTTGTTCCGTCTGCGCCAAATTAACAATGGTGTTTTCATCAAATTGAACAAAGCCACCATTAACATGTTGCGCATTGCTGAACCCTACATTACATGGGGATACCCAAATCTGAAATCAGTTCGCGAATTGGTCTACAAACGCGGTTTCGTCAAGCACAATCGTCAACGTGTTCCCATCACCGACAACTTCGTGATTGAACGTAAATTGCGTAAAGCGCATGACATCCAGTGCGTTGAGGATTTGGTACATGAAATCTTCACCGTTGGCCCACACTTCAAGAAAGCCTCCAACTTCTTATGGCCATTCAAACTGAACACTCCAACCGGTGGATGGCGCAAGAAGGCTAATCACTACGTAGAGGGTGGTGATTTCGGTAACCGTGAAGATAAAATCAACAAATTGCTGCGCAAAAtggtttaa
- the LOC105232445 gene encoding RIP-like protein produces MSLEIPSNPVYHTSVEQKLHSKNAAKVYRYGSPKIRDQLRDKCRMRVREARQANFTKRRLAIVTEEFDLDKLLREEVANLESDLRLQEEIFKELRDEMNEWFVQELEAEEISLINAADEDANNNSVICPICQQCNLSHAVAEEKEGTNIFKCTCGVSFNNAAKPLALRQILHSQIDVHEQNCDANLTFYLEPQSAYDVATDASVNSLCAICDKCDYFYSF; encoded by the exons atgTCTTTGGAAATTCCTTCAAATCCTGTTTATCATACAAGTGTGGAACAAAAGCTTCATTCGAAAAATGCCGCCAAAGTATATCGCTATGGTTCGCCAAAAATTCGTGACCAATTGCGTGAT aaatgtcGCATGCGGGTGCGTGAAGCTAGGCAGGCCAACTTCACTAAACGGCGTTTAGCAATTGTAACAGAAGAG TTCGACCTTGATAAGCTGTTGCGAGAAGAAGTTGCTAACTTGGAAAGCGACTTGCGTTTGCaagaagaaattttcaaagagCTTCGCGATGAAATGAATGAATGGTTTGTACAGGAATTAGAAGCAGAAGAAATATCGCTAATAAATGCCGCCGATGAAGATGCCAATAACAATTCTGTTATTTGTCCCATTTGCCAACAATGCAATCTTTCCCATGCAGTCGCAGAGGAGAAAGAAGGAACTAATATTTTCAAGTGCACTTGTGGAGTGAG TTTCAATAATGCGGCTAAGCCTTTGGCCCTACGACAAATACTACATTCGCAAATAGATGTGCATGAGCAAAATTGTGATGCCAATCTCACCTTCTATTTGGAGCCGCAAAGCGCATATGATGTAGCAACTGATGCAAGTGTCAACAGTCTTTGTGCTATTTGTGATAAATGTGATTACTTTTATAGCTTCTAA